From the genome of Streptomyces sp. JH34:
GAACTCGTAGTCGTAGTGGACGTATCCGTCCAGACGCATTCCGTGACCGTCGATCGAGTCCCGGGCATACACCTGCTGGAAAAAATCTCGAGTCTTGCCGAGCGTGTCGAATGCCCGGTTGGCGGAGACATCGGTCGACTCCGGGCCGTCTTCGGACCGCGCCAGAATCGCGAAGGGCAAAGACGTGGTGTTCCGGCAATCGTAGACAGTCCTACGAGCGTTGCCGGGAGCGGCGGCACCGGGGAAGGCCGCTTGGACCGATCGCTCGCCCCGCAGATGGGCGGTCGTGAGCAAGGTGTTCAGTGCAGCTTGGCGCACCTCGCTGTCATCGCTTTTCAGCATCCTTTTGAGCAGATACGGCGGGGTTATGCAATTCAGCCGAAGTTCGCTGGTCATTGCGGTACTCCGTTCATTGCGGTACATCGTGATCCAGAGGATCTGTTCTTCGCTTCGAGGGACGCCCGAACCTGCACGCACTACGACCGCGGCTGGTGGGCAAATTACTCCCGGGCCGACCAACGCGAATGATCTGCTGGGCCCGCGGCCAATTCATCCGTCGAAGCGTCCCGATATGAGGCGTCTCGCCCATCCATCATCACACGCCCCGCGGGATCGATGCCACCTAGAATCGACCGGTGTGAAGAGGCCTCAAATTTGCGCTTTCACATAACTTCTCCCTCGTTTGTTTCGTGCTCTCACGCGTTTCAAATAGACCGTCAGCTCGTCACGCCGCACGCAGGCCCCGCGCCGCTGCTAAAGACCGTTTCCTACATGGTGCGTCGGCAGTTGTACTGGCCATGACGAGTGGACGGTGGGGATGGATCGTTCCGGACGGACTGTGGGAGGTAGCGAGGCCGTTGCTGCCGCCGACCCGGGTGCGCCCGCAGAGTGGCGGGGTCACGAACATCGATGATGAGGCGGTGTTCGCAGCCATCATCGACGTCCTGGTCAGCGGGTGCGCCTGGCGGGCCCCACCTCCGTGCTTCGGGGCGTCAAAGTCGCCCGTGCACCGCCGCTTCGTCATCTTGTCGAGAGCCGGAGTATGGGGTCGGCTGCATCAGAACATTCTCCAGCCCGTGGAAGAACGGGACCTGATCGACCTGTCCCGGGCTGTTATGGCCTCCGCACACGTCCGCGCTAAAAAAGGGGGGGCGAACTCGCAGGTCCGAGCCCCGTGGACCGGGGCAAGGCAGGTTCCGAGATGCACATCCTGTCCGACGCGGACGGACTGCCGCTACAGGAGCCGGCCAACGTCACTCCGCGAACCCATCGGACAGGACCTAGTAGTGCTTCGTTACCTTGAGTTATCTTGCCTGGTGGTGGGCATCTTCGAGATGTGAAACTGGGGGATGTCGAGCGGCTCCGGGGCGAGTTGGCGGAGTTCGTGGGTGATGTGTTCGGGTCGTTGCCGCGGCGGGATCAGCGCCGGTGGGGTGCGTGTTATCTGCGCGGTCTGATGCTGGACGGGCGGCGCAAGTCGATCCAGCCGATGGCCGAGCGGTTGCCGGACGGGAACATGCAGGCTCTGCAGCAGTTCGTGAGCCAGTCGCCGTGGGATCCGTTGCCGGTTCGGCGGCGGATCGCCCGGCGGCTGTCGGAGGTGATCAGACCGCAGGTGTGGGTGATCGACGATGTGTCGTTTCCCAAGTGTGGCCGCGCCTCTGCCGGGGTGGCCCGTCAGTACTGCGGAGCACTCGGGAAGCGGGCGAACTGTCAGGTTGCGGTCAGTGTCCATGCCGCCACCGACACCGCGTCGTGTCCGTTGGACTGGCAGTTGTATCTGCCCCGGGAGTGGACGGACGAGCCGGGCCGCTGCCGCCGGGCCGGCGTCCCCGACGACGTCGTCCACCAGGAGAAATGGCGCCTCGCGCTCGGGCTGCTGGACAACGTGGGCGAGTGGGGGCTGAAAGCCCCGGTCGTGGTCGCGGATGCGGGTTACGGCGTCAGCACCCCCTTCCGCCATGGCCTGGAGGAACGGGGCCTGTCCTACGTGCTGGCGCTGACCGGGAAAGAAGTCGCCCACGAGCTGGACATCGAGCCCCACCAGCCGAATTACGGAGGACTGGGCCCACCGACGCTTGCCCGCTACCGGACGGCGCCGCGAGCACTTACCGTCCACGCTGCCGAGGCTGCTGCCGCCGACCACTTCGCTGAGGTGGCCTGGCGACAGGGCAGTAAAGGCACGATGACCTCACGGTTCGCGGTCCTGGCTGTTCGCCCGGCGGGCAAGCAGTCCCTGGCCGCCGCCCAAGCGGCAGGCGGCGGACGCAACCAGTGGAACGGCGTCCTGCCCCCGTCCACCGTCTTGGTGGAATGGCCTGCGGACCAGTACGGACCGACGGGTTTCTGGATATCGAACCTGCCGCACGAGACTCCCGTTGCCGAGCTGGTGCGGTGGGCGAAGATGCGCTGGCGCATCGAACACGACTACCGCGAACTCAAGCACGGCCTGGGCCTGGACCACTTCGAGGGACGCACCTGGCGCGGCTGGCACCACCACGTCACCCTCGTCACCGCCGCCCAGGCATTCCTCACCCTCAGGCGGCTCGACCCAAAAGTCCCCACGCCGGCCTGACCCTTTACCAGGTCCTGGACGTCCTCCAGGACCTGCTGAAGGGCTGGACCGGCACCTGCACCACCTG
Proteins encoded in this window:
- a CDS encoding IS701 family transposase, yielding MKLGDVERLRGELAEFVGDVFGSLPRRDQRRWGACYLRGLMLDGRRKSIQPMAERLPDGNMQALQQFVSQSPWDPLPVRRRIARRLSEVIRPQVWVIDDVSFPKCGRASAGVARQYCGALGKRANCQVAVSVHAATDTASCPLDWQLYLPREWTDEPGRCRRAGVPDDVVHQEKWRLALGLLDNVGEWGLKAPVVVADAGYGVSTPFRHGLEERGLSYVLALTGKEVAHELDIEPHQPNYGGLGPPTLARYRTAPRALTVHAAEAAAADHFAEVAWRQGSKGTMTSRFAVLAVRPAGKQSLAAAQAAGGGRNQWNGVLPPSTVLVEWPADQYGPTGFWISNLPHETPVAELVRWAKMRWRIEHDYRELKHGLGLDHFEGRTWRGWHHHVTLVTAAQAFLTLRRLDPKVPTPA